From the genome of Amylibacter sp. IMCC11727:
AAGACACGGTGCAACGCAACATGCGTATGCTGGGCGTAAATCTGAATGATATCGAAAACGGTTAACGTAAACTGAGTTGCCAGCCCATCGCCTGCGTGCAACGCTGCCACCATGCAAACCATCGATTCAATCCCCGCCCTCGAAGCGCTTTACGACGATGCGGCCCCCGCCTCGCTGACCAAAGTCACCCCCGTCATCACGCCCAACTATCGCAAATGGATCGAGGCTTCTCGATTTTGCATCCTCTCCACCGTCGGGCCAGAAGGCACAGACGCCACCCCGCGCGGCGATGATGGGCCCGTAGTGCGCATCGCAGACGAAAAAACCATCCTGATGCCCGACTGGCGCGGCAACAACCGGCTCGACAATTTGCGCAACATTGTGCGCGATCCGCGTGTCTCGCTGATGTTCCTGATCCCCGGCGAAAAGAACGTGGTGCGCGTGAACGGCACCGCCAAACTCACCGCTGACGCCGATCTATGTCACAGCTTTGAGCAAAAAGGCATGCACCCCAAAACCGTCATCGTCTTCACGGTCAAAGAACTCTACTTCCAATGCGCCAAAGCCATCCTGCGCTCAGGCCTCTGGAATGGTACAGATGAAACATTGGTCGTACCCACCGCAGGTGATTTACTGAAAGAAATGAGAGAGGATTTCGACGGCAAAGCCTACGACGATGCCTATGTGGATCGCGCGAAGGCGACGATGTGGGGGTGACACCTGTCGGGCTAATCTGACCTCATAGCCCCTATAACCCGCCGTGTTAGGCTGAGGAAAAGCTCCCGTTCGGCGGCGTCCAAATCTGCCAACGCCACAGCGTTTTGATCGTTTGCGGATTGATACGCCTGCGCTTTGATCTCGACCGCTTTCGCGGTCAGCCAGATTTTTTGCACCCTCGCATCCGCTTCGTCCTTGGTTCGCTTTATCAAACCATCCCGCTCCATACGATTAAGCGTGTTTGCCAACGTGGCTTGCTCAATATCAAGACGAACCAAAAGGTCGCGTTGTGACACACCATCCTTTTCCCAAAGTTCCAACAAGATCGGAAATTGGCCAATAACAATACCCAACGGGGCGATGCGATCTTGCAATCCTTTGGCGAACAATCGCGCCATGTGGTTCACAAGGTATCCAGCAGAGGAATCTTTATCAAAAGTCATGTCAGAGATTTACACTTGTATAGCTTGCTATGCAATATTATATAGCTTGCTATGTTAATAAGAATCGAAAGGCTAAAACCATGTCAAAACTTCAAGAACTCGACCCCATCGTCGCCCTTGCCGATCAACTGCAATCCGAAGAAGGGCCGGTCGTTTTGGTCAATATTTTCACGGTGGATGCTGCCGAAGAAGACGCGCTCGTCACCGCCTGGACCCACGATGCACACTTTATGAAAGAACAACCCGGTTATGTTTCGACCCAGCTTCACAAGGGAATTGCAGGCAGCTCTACCTTTATGAACTACGCCATTTGGCAAGACGTCGCGTCCTTTCGCGCGGCCTTCACAAACCCAGAATTCCAGCGCCGCATCGGGCAATATCCGCCAAGCGCAGTAACTCGCCCGCACCTTTTTACAAAATTGGCAATCGACAATCTTTGCACAGCCTAAGCCGCGAATAGGAGTCTCCTCATGCTTGGAAAAATTCACCCAATCGCTGGCGTCATTGGGTTTCTAACAATCCTCACCTTTTGGACCTCTACCGCTATCAGCGAACTCTTTGCCAGTTATGAAACAGTGGCCGCTGTAAAACAGATGGTTCTGTACGGCATGTTCATACTCTTGCCCTCAATGGCCATCGTTGGCGCGTCTGGAATGAAAATGGGCAGCCGCCGCAAAGATGCGCCAGCCCGTGCCAAAAAGAAAAGAATGCCGATCATCGCGGCCAACGGCCTGTTGATCCTGCTACCGCTCGCATTTTTTCTGGAATCCAAAGCCAGCGCTGGCAGCTTCGACACAACTTTCTACACACTGCAAGTCGTTGAACTGGTCGCAGGTGCAACCAATTTGACCCTAATGGCCCTCAGCATCCGTGACGGCCGCGCAATGGGCCAACGCCGCCGATCAATGCACGCAAAAACCTAAGGAAAATCAATCAGGCCGCTTCACCGGAAGCGGCTTGTTTGCGTTTAGTGCGCTTCCGCCCAGTTCGCCCCCTGTCCCGCATCCACAATCAGCGGCACATCAATCTCAACGGCGGGCATCGCCGCCCCTTCCATCACGGCTTTCACCACTGAAATCGTTTCATCAACCGCTGCCTCTGGAACTTCGAACAACAGTTCGTCATGCACCTGCAACAGCATTCGCGCGGGCAGATGCGCAATCGCATCGGGCATTCGGATCATCGCGCGGCGAATAACATCCGCTGCTGTCCCTTGGATCGGCGCGTTGATCGCCGCCCGCTTGGAAAACCCAGCCTGCGGCCCCTTCGCGTCAATGTTCGGCGTGTGGATTTTGCGCCCAAACAGCGTCTGCACAAACCCGTGTGCCTTCGCGAATGCCACCGTATCATCCATATAGGTTCGAATGCCTGGGAAGCGTTCAAAATAACGATCAATGAACCCTTGCGCATCCTTACGCGGTATCCGCAGATTCCGCGCCAGACCGAACCCTGAAATCCCGTAAATCACCCCAAAGTTAATCGCTTTGGCCTGACGGCGCACATCTGGCGTCATCTCATCCAGCGGCACATCAAACATCTCTGATGCGGTCAGCGCGTGAATATCAATCCCATCCGCAAAAGCCTGCTGCAATTCGGGTATCTTCGCAATATGCGCCAAAATCCGCAGCTCAATCTGGGAATAATCGAGCGCCACCAGCACATTCCCCTCCTCTGCCACGAACGCTTCGCGAATTTTGCGTCCCTCTTCGGATCGAATAGGAATATTCTGCAAATTCGGATCAGTCGAGGCCAACCGCCCCGTGCTCGCCCCCGCAATATGATAAGACGTATGAACCCGCCCCGTATCCGCATTGATGTGGTTCTGCAGCGCATCCGTATAGGTGGATTTCAGCTTGCTCATCTGCCGCCAGTCAAGCACGCGGGCAGGCAAATCATTGCCCTCTGCCGCCAAATCCTCCAGCACATCGACACCCGTGGAATAAGCCCCTGTCTTGCCTTTCTTGCCCCCCTGCAACCCCATCTCGTCAAACAGAATTTCGCCAAGCTGCTTGGGCGACCCCACATTAAATGACCGCCCCGCCAGTTGATGAATTTCATCCTCCAGCCCAGCCATTTTCTGCGCGAAATTGTTCGACATGCGGCTCAACACATCGCGATCCACCTTGATCCCGTGCATTTCCATTGTCGCGAGAACGGGCACCAACGGCCGCTCCAGCGTCTCATAAACCTTGGTCACTTTCGTGGTATGCAGCTGTGGCTTAAACATCTGCCACAGGCGCAGCGTGATATCCGCATCCTCAGCCGCATATTTCACCGCCTCGTCAATGGGCACCATATCAAACGTTTTAGCAGATTTCCCCGTCCCCAGCAGCGTCTTAATGCTGATTGGTTTGTGATCCAGATATCGCTCGCTCAGCGCATCCATCCCATGATTGTGCATCCCACCATGCAGCGCATAAGACAGCAGCATCGTGTCATCAATCGGCGCGACCTCGATCCCCTGACGGCGGAAAATCTTCAGATCATACTTCATGTTCTGACCGATCTTGATAATCGCATCATCTTCCAAAACGTCCTTGAGCATGGAAAGCGCTTCGCTCGCATCCATCTGCCCCTCGGCCAATGCGGCACCGCCAAACAAATCGCCTTCGCCATCCTTATGGGCCAGTGGAATGTAACAGGCTTCGCCCGCCTCCACGCAAAGGCAAATCCCCACCACATCAACGACCATTTCGTTCAGCCCAGTGGTTTCCGTATCAACCGCAACCCAGCCCCGTTCCCGAATACGATCAATCCAAACCTGCAAGGCGGCAGCATCGCGCACGCATTCATATTTCTCGGCATCAAATCCCGCCGTGGCCGACGCAGGCACAGGGGCCGCACCCAACACTTCTGGCTCTACAATCGTGGGCGGTTCCACCCCCAACTTGCTGGCAATCCGCGTGGTCAGCGTGCGAAACTCCATCTCCGCCAGAAACCCCAGCACATCTTCCGCCACAGGCTCGCGCACATCCATTTCCGCCAGATTGATGTCCAAATCCATATCTTGCTTCAACGTCACCAAATCACGGCTGATGCGAATTTGATCCGCATAATCAATCAAGGTCTGCCGCCGCTTGGGCTGTTTAATTTCCTCAGCCCGCGCCAACAAAGTATCAAGATCACCATATTCGTTAATCAACAAAGCCGCCGTCTTGATCCCAATCCCTGGCGCCCCTGGCACATTGTCCACGCTGTCCCCCGC
Proteins encoded in this window:
- a CDS encoding antibiotic biosynthesis monooxygenase, translated to MSKLQELDPIVALADQLQSEEGPVVLVNIFTVDAAEEDALVTAWTHDAHFMKEQPGYVSTQLHKGIAGSSTFMNYAIWQDVASFRAAFTNPEFQRRIGQYPPSAVTRPHLFTKLAIDNLCTA
- the polA gene encoding DNA polymerase I; the protein is MASIGKGHHLHLIDGSGFIFRAYHALPPLTRKSDGLPVGAVSGFCNMLYKFVEDNKGHDAPTHCAVIFDAKGKTFRSDIYPEYKANRPPAPEDLVPQFPLTRDATRAFNLACIEEEGFEADDIIATLAVKARDAGARVTIISSDKDLMQLVGGGIEMLDAMKNKRIGVEEVEEKFGVGPERVIDVQSLAGDSVDNVPGAPGIGIKTAALLINEYGDLDTLLARAEEIKQPKRRQTLIDYADQIRISRDLVTLKQDMDLDINLAEMDVREPVAEDVLGFLAEMEFRTLTTRIASKLGVEPPTIVEPEVLGAAPVPASATAGFDAEKYECVRDAAALQVWIDRIRERGWVAVDTETTGLNEMVVDVVGICLCVEAGEACYIPLAHKDGEGDLFGGAALAEGQMDASEALSMLKDVLEDDAIIKIGQNMKYDLKIFRRQGIEVAPIDDTMLLSYALHGGMHNHGMDALSERYLDHKPISIKTLLGTGKSAKTFDMVPIDEAVKYAAEDADITLRLWQMFKPQLHTTKVTKVYETLERPLVPVLATMEMHGIKVDRDVLSRMSNNFAQKMAGLEDEIHQLAGRSFNVGSPKQLGEILFDEMGLQGGKKGKTGAYSTGVDVLEDLAAEGNDLPARVLDWRQMSKLKSTYTDALQNHINADTGRVHTSYHIAGASTGRLASTDPNLQNIPIRSEEGRKIREAFVAEEGNVLVALDYSQIELRILAHIAKIPELQQAFADGIDIHALTASEMFDVPLDEMTPDVRRQAKAINFGVIYGISGFGLARNLRIPRKDAQGFIDRYFERFPGIRTYMDDTVAFAKAHGFVQTLFGRKIHTPNIDAKGPQAGFSKRAAINAPIQGTAADVIRRAMIRMPDAIAHLPARMLLQVHDELLFEVPEAAVDETISVVKAVMEGAAMPAVEIDVPLIVDAGQGANWAEAH
- a CDS encoding MarR family transcriptional regulator; translated protein: MTFDKDSSAGYLVNHMARLFAKGLQDRIAPLGIVIGQFPILLELWEKDGVSQRDLLVRLDIEQATLANTLNRMERDGLIKRTKDEADARVQKIWLTAKAVEIKAQAYQSANDQNAVALADLDAAERELFLSLTRRVIGAMRSD
- a CDS encoding pyridoxamine 5'-phosphate oxidase family protein, giving the protein MQTIDSIPALEALYDDAAPASLTKVTPVITPNYRKWIEASRFCILSTVGPEGTDATPRGDDGPVVRIADEKTILMPDWRGNNRLDNLRNIVRDPRVSLMFLIPGEKNVVRVNGTAKLTADADLCHSFEQKGMHPKTVIVFTVKELYFQCAKAILRSGLWNGTDETLVVPTAGDLLKEMREDFDGKAYDDAYVDRAKATMWG